A stretch of Desulfotalea psychrophila LSv54 DNA encodes these proteins:
- a CDS encoding radical SAM/SPASM domain-containing protein produces MNFEPKWIAWETTRRCNLKCVHCRSSSELDVVAHPDFSLQEAKQIIDKITSYAKPVLVLSGGEPLLREDIFDIAQYGTDQGLRMCLATNGTLVTDEVCLKIKKTNIRMVSLSLDGATAATHDDFRNQKGAFTGTMHAIELFQKYDIPFLVNSSFTVRNRHEIPDIYRLVKEKGATAWYMFMIVPTGRGEEIMEELIPVDVYDEILEWHYQTEKNEDALLMRPTCAPHYYRIVRQKAQEEGETFTRRNLQFSTGGSKGCLAGQLICLIDVDGEVLPCSYFPKSAGNIKTESFQHIWEDAPLFKELRDFKNYKGSCGCCEYVNVCGGCRARAYAMTGDYLAEEPFCSYTPKKMR; encoded by the coding sequence ATGAATTTTGAACCAAAATGGATAGCCTGGGAAACAACAAGACGCTGCAACCTTAAATGCGTACACTGTCGCAGTTCATCTGAGCTGGACGTTGTGGCCCATCCGGATTTCAGCCTCCAGGAGGCCAAACAAATCATCGACAAGATCACCTCATATGCCAAGCCTGTACTGGTGCTCTCCGGTGGTGAGCCCCTGTTGCGTGAAGATATTTTTGATATCGCCCAATATGGCACGGACCAGGGCCTGCGTATGTGCCTTGCCACCAACGGTACCTTGGTGACAGATGAGGTCTGCCTGAAAATAAAGAAGACAAATATCCGCATGGTCTCCCTGAGCCTGGATGGAGCAACTGCCGCCACCCACGATGATTTCCGCAATCAAAAGGGGGCCTTTACCGGAACAATGCACGCCATCGAACTCTTTCAAAAATATGATATTCCATTTTTGGTAAACTCCTCCTTCACCGTTCGCAACCGGCACGAAATCCCCGACATCTACCGCCTGGTAAAGGAGAAGGGAGCAACTGCCTGGTATATGTTTATGATTGTGCCGACGGGGCGGGGTGAAGAGATCATGGAAGAGCTCATCCCTGTGGATGTCTACGACGAGATACTGGAATGGCATTATCAGACAGAAAAAAATGAAGACGCCCTGCTCATGCGTCCCACCTGTGCCCCCCATTACTACCGAATCGTTCGACAAAAGGCCCAGGAAGAGGGAGAAACCTTTACCCGCCGTAATCTCCAGTTTTCAACGGGAGGTTCCAAGGGTTGTCTTGCCGGCCAACTCATCTGCCTCATTGATGTGGATGGCGAAGTCCTCCCCTGTAGCTACTTCCCAAAATCTGCTGGCAACATAAAGACGGAAAGCTTCCAACATATCTGGGAAGATGCCCCACTGTTCAAGGAATTACGGGATTTCAAAAACTACAAGGGAAGCTGTGGCTGTTGCGAATACGTCAATGTCTGCGGCGGCTGCCGGGCCAGAGCCTATGCTATGACCGGTGACTACCTTGCAGAAGAGCCATTCTGCAGTTACACCCCGAAAAAGATGAGATAA
- the hisD gene encoding histidinol dehydrogenase — MLIEPKMIGSSEGQALLESLLNRFQIGDSGCQSAVEDILTAVRQEGDAAVVKYCRRFDCPDMTASALAVTAAEIAAAYELVDAAFLETLAAAIERIHSFHEREMEDSWMQTREDGTIVGRLVRPVDSAGLYVPGGTGGSTPLVSSVLMNGIPAGIAGVTTRVMVTPPGKDGKISPHLLVAATEIGITEIYKAGSAWGIAALAYGTATIPRVDVIVGPGNQFVTEAKRLVSGMVRIDMIAGPSEVLIVADETADPVYIAADMLAQAEHDPQALSILLTTDRQVAEAVPAEIERQLKTLSRAEIAEKSIVDRAVILVVADIEEAIGLANDIAIEHLELMIVDPWAQVPHIRHAGAIFLGSHTPEAAGDYFAGPNHVLPTMGTARFASALGVETFLKKSSIISYSQTALQNDAEHIQRLANLEGLTAHANSVAVRVK, encoded by the coding sequence ATGCTCATAGAACCTAAGATGATAGGTAGTTCTGAGGGCCAGGCCCTCCTTGAGAGTCTGCTGAACCGTTTTCAGATAGGTGATTCTGGTTGCCAATCTGCGGTCGAAGATATTTTAACTGCTGTAAGGCAGGAGGGTGATGCGGCAGTTGTTAAGTACTGTCGCCGCTTTGATTGTCCTGATATGACGGCCTCGGCCCTGGCTGTGACTGCGGCAGAGATAGCTGCGGCCTATGAGCTTGTCGATGCGGCTTTTCTTGAGACCCTGGCAGCCGCGATTGAGCGTATCCACTCCTTTCATGAGCGGGAGATGGAAGATTCATGGATGCAGACCCGTGAGGATGGGACCATTGTTGGTCGCCTTGTCCGTCCCGTTGATTCGGCTGGGCTCTATGTGCCGGGCGGTACGGGCGGGTCAACCCCGTTGGTCTCTTCGGTGTTGATGAATGGTATTCCGGCGGGTATTGCCGGGGTGACTACTCGGGTTATGGTGACTCCGCCTGGTAAGGATGGTAAGATCAGCCCCCATCTTCTCGTTGCTGCAACAGAAATAGGTATTACTGAGATCTATAAGGCAGGTTCTGCCTGGGGCATTGCCGCCCTTGCCTATGGCACGGCCACCATTCCCAGGGTAGATGTTATTGTCGGCCCGGGTAATCAGTTTGTCACCGAGGCCAAGCGATTGGTTTCCGGCATGGTGCGTATCGATATGATTGCCGGACCATCCGAGGTACTTATCGTGGCCGATGAAACGGCAGACCCTGTCTATATAGCAGCGGATATGCTTGCTCAGGCAGAGCATGATCCTCAGGCCCTCTCCATTCTTCTTACAACGGATAGGCAGGTGGCAGAGGCCGTTCCGGCTGAGATAGAGCGTCAGCTCAAAACCCTCTCTCGGGCTGAGATTGCCGAGAAATCCATCGTTGATCGTGCTGTTATTTTGGTGGTGGCGGATATCGAAGAGGCCATTGGTTTGGCTAACGATATTGCCATTGAGCATCTTGAATTGATGATTGTCGATCCCTGGGCGCAGGTGCCGCATATTCGCCATGCAGGGGCCATCTTTTTGGGCAGTCATACCCCCGAGGCGGCAGGTGATTATTTTGCCGGGCCAAATCATGTGCTTCCCACCATGGGGACGGCTCGTTTTGCCTCTGCCCTTGGGGTGGAAACTTTTTTGAAGAAGAGTTCTATTATTAGTTATTCCCAGACAGCCCTGCAAAATGATGCCGAGCATATTCAACGTCTGGCAAACCTGGAAGGTCTTACCGCCCACGCAAATTCCGTGGCCGTACGAGTGAAATAA
- the rsmG gene encoding 16S rRNA (guanine(527)-N(7))-methyltransferase RsmG, whose protein sequence is MSFDFYNELSRGCQAMGIELDRPGQERLYTYFVELKKWSQKVNLIAKGTGEAEIVENHFLDSLALLPLLPEGAGLLDIGTGAGLPGLICKAARPDLRLFLVEPRAKRVSFLRHIVRTLQLEGVEIYCSRIEDEPELFASEDISYITSRAVSDISGFLAMTEGFKSPHIRRLCLKGPRWQEELAEADEVLAAGNYQREKVVEYLLPFSGAERAIVVLR, encoded by the coding sequence ATGAGTTTTGATTTTTATAATGAGCTTTCCCGTGGTTGTCAGGCCATGGGCATAGAGCTTGATCGACCAGGGCAGGAGAGGCTCTACACCTATTTTGTTGAGCTGAAGAAGTGGAGTCAAAAGGTAAATCTCATTGCCAAGGGCACAGGCGAGGCCGAGATTGTCGAGAATCATTTTTTAGATTCCTTGGCCCTTCTGCCCCTCCTGCCCGAGGGTGCCGGTCTGCTCGATATTGGTACCGGTGCTGGCCTGCCGGGCCTTATCTGTAAGGCGGCCCGTCCCGATCTCCGCCTGTTTCTGGTGGAGCCCCGAGCCAAGCGGGTGAGCTTTTTGCGGCATATAGTCCGTACCCTGCAACTTGAGGGGGTGGAGATCTATTGTAGTCGGATTGAGGATGAACCAGAGCTGTTTGCGTCGGAGGATATTAGTTATATCACCAGCCGGGCTGTTTCTGATATCAGTGGATTTCTGGCTATGACGGAGGGTTTTAAGTCTCCCCATATTCGTCGTCTCTGTTTGAAGGGTCCGCGCTGGCAGGAGGAACTTGCCGAGGCAGATGAGGTGCTTGCGGCGGGTAATTATCAGCGAGAAAAGGTGGTGGAGTATCTTCTCCCCTTTTCCGGCGCCGAACGCGCAATTGTGGTACTGCGATAG
- the leuB gene encoding 3-isopropylmalate dehydrogenase, with the protein MKKIAVLAGDGIGPEVMEQALKVLVAVQKKFGFELSFQHADVGGAAIDSHGVALPESTLTLCAESDAILFGSVGGPKWEHLPPAEQPERAALLPLRKHFDLFCNYRPARVFKSLTAACPLRADIIGDGFDILCVRELTSGIYFGTPKGREGAGEDEYAYDTMGYKRSEVRRIAHMAFAAARQRSGKVTSVDKANVLTTMVLWREVVLEVAKEYPDVKLNHIYVDNATMQLVRDPHQFDVMLCGNMFGDIISDEAAMLTGSMGLLASASLNTENFGLFEPAGGSAPDIAGQGIANPIAEILSAAMMLRYSLGYGEAADAIEAAVEKTLDRGICTADIAVDRSQAVNTAEMGDAIVAAL; encoded by the coding sequence ATGAAGAAAATAGCGGTTCTTGCCGGTGACGGAATTGGCCCAGAGGTCATGGAGCAGGCTCTTAAGGTGCTTGTTGCAGTTCAGAAAAAATTTGGTTTTGAGCTCTCCTTCCAGCATGCAGATGTTGGTGGGGCAGCAATCGATAGCCATGGGGTGGCATTACCGGAGTCAACTCTCACCCTCTGTGCAGAGAGTGATGCCATTCTCTTTGGTTCTGTCGGTGGCCCTAAGTGGGAACATCTGCCTCCAGCAGAGCAGCCGGAGCGTGCAGCCCTGCTTCCTCTTCGTAAGCACTTTGATCTCTTTTGTAACTATCGTCCTGCCCGAGTTTTTAAATCTTTGACAGCAGCCTGTCCTCTGCGGGCAGATATTATTGGTGATGGTTTTGATATTCTCTGCGTGCGTGAGCTTACCTCGGGTATCTATTTTGGTACCCCAAAGGGACGTGAAGGTGCAGGTGAGGATGAGTATGCCTATGATACCATGGGCTATAAACGCTCTGAAGTGCGACGCATTGCTCATATGGCCTTTGCTGCTGCCCGTCAGCGTAGTGGAAAGGTGACCTCGGTTGATAAGGCCAACGTTTTGACCACCATGGTGCTCTGGCGTGAGGTCGTACTTGAGGTGGCAAAGGAATATCCGGATGTGAAGCTGAATCACATTTATGTAGATAATGCTACCATGCAGCTTGTCCGTGATCCTCATCAGTTTGACGTAATGCTCTGTGGTAATATGTTTGGTGATATCATCTCCGATGAGGCGGCTATGCTCACAGGTTCCATGGGACTGCTTGCCTCTGCCTCTCTTAATACCGAGAATTTTGGCCTTTTTGAGCCTGCTGGTGGCTCTGCTCCTGATATTGCAGGTCAGGGTATTGCCAATCCCATCGCTGAGATTCTTTCGGCAGCGATGATGCTTCGTTATAGCCTCGGCTATGGTGAGGCTGCAGATGCTATCGAGGCAGCCGTGGAGAAAACCCTTGATAGGGGTATCTGTACCGCTGATATTGCAGTTGATAGATCTCAGGCGGTGAATACCGCTGAGATGGGTGATGCTATTGTAGCGGCTCTATAG
- a CDS encoding sigma 54-interacting transcriptional regulator has translation MKKESIEKHLQCSVLFQDLSPEEIGRCSEMAMVEIVPMGEYVYRQGGQTDLLYLVAVGEAELVFEFDTSSVSAVGRVGPGGHFGETALLTGKPHAVAVRALFDLVLLIFKGSFFKDLLERNQCVRRRVDLFLAERLRVAFADQADMSRKQIGRQDITFASEMVLFRQRGTANIDLEKASDLNSGKNEYVARTSRRTHAEIDRIASNQEPFFLNGEEGTGRTIIAKQIHLQSICADAPYREIDLREYPSALLLEKKLFGAAQDTYPFFQTQQAGFFEKTCGGTLVFCHVELLPISLQEKLLKVIASSVFTHLDSKQQIAMQSRLVFISDFSLTYLRNSGKIIPEFLAILERQKFTVPAVREHKKDLPQLIDHYLKRFSREYGKEVTAVSPETLGVLMNYDWPGNLTELSTVIRRAVMLAATAEVHAEEILLGLPKSEGKWEFNLLRFPWVRSFITSKRFPQVPQIVIGGVLLLAVFVLFFGPRSAEANLGLTISWSIGWPLMFFSFFFLARIWCSVCSLAMPGMLLQNIFPSKRKTPAFIKKNSGWLMAILCVLVFWVEIVWDAYENPLLTGMIILTITFGSIIFSLLYSRRTWCRYLCPLGAVNAIFAMPSILELRSNKDVCLNKCQDHACYAGGEESDGCPMFRHPYLVDNNRDCIICGECVKNCNNSAVQLNLRIAPQELWSLQTPRLADSFLIVALGAIFFPFALHTDFVTKARAVLGQLEFFWGVNIPYGLGATLIFFLLILFAFSLYYGMATAQARFAGGGREKIAALLGYGFIPVVLGAYLAIHLEIFVVGAGRLIPQLEAMMGWAVSYENWQLMNDDSTLVLQVISIFGGLFASMYAIYRIIERLLEPISISSRALVLPYSFLLLLTISYLSML, from the coding sequence ATGAAAAAAGAAAGCATTGAAAAACATCTACAGTGTTCTGTCCTCTTTCAAGATCTTTCTCCAGAGGAGATAGGTCGGTGCAGTGAGATGGCGATGGTGGAAATTGTGCCGATGGGGGAGTATGTCTATCGACAGGGAGGGCAGACTGATCTGCTCTATCTTGTGGCAGTTGGTGAGGCAGAGCTTGTCTTTGAGTTTGATACCAGTAGTGTCAGCGCCGTTGGTCGGGTTGGACCTGGTGGCCATTTTGGTGAGACGGCCCTTCTTACCGGAAAACCTCATGCCGTGGCCGTTCGAGCCCTCTTTGATCTTGTCCTTCTCATTTTTAAAGGCTCGTTTTTTAAGGATTTGCTTGAAAGAAATCAGTGTGTGCGCAGACGGGTAGACCTTTTTTTGGCAGAACGGTTGCGGGTGGCCTTTGCCGATCAGGCAGATATGTCACGAAAACAGATTGGCAGGCAGGATATTACCTTCGCCAGTGAGATGGTTTTGTTCAGGCAGAGAGGGACTGCCAATATTGATTTAGAGAAGGCCAGCGATCTTAACTCCGGCAAGAATGAGTATGTTGCCAGAACCAGTCGTCGAACCCATGCGGAAATAGATAGAATTGCCAGTAATCAGGAGCCGTTTTTTTTAAATGGGGAGGAGGGGACGGGCAGGACAATCATTGCCAAACAGATCCATCTGCAGTCGATTTGTGCCGATGCTCCCTATCGAGAGATTGATCTACGTGAATACCCCTCGGCGCTTCTTTTAGAAAAAAAGCTCTTTGGAGCAGCTCAGGATACCTATCCTTTTTTTCAAACTCAACAGGCCGGTTTCTTTGAGAAGACCTGTGGGGGCACCCTGGTTTTTTGTCATGTGGAGTTGCTTCCCATAAGTCTTCAGGAAAAGCTTCTTAAGGTGATTGCCAGCAGCGTCTTTACCCATCTTGATTCAAAGCAGCAGATAGCCATGCAGTCACGACTTGTCTTTATCAGTGACTTCAGCCTTACCTATTTACGGAATTCTGGCAAAATTATTCCAGAGTTTCTTGCCATTTTAGAAAGGCAAAAATTTACCGTTCCCGCCGTTCGTGAGCATAAAAAAGATTTACCCCAGCTGATAGACCACTATTTGAAGCGTTTTAGCAGGGAGTATGGCAAGGAGGTCACAGCTGTCAGCCCTGAGACCCTTGGGGTCTTGATGAACTATGATTGGCCGGGTAACCTCACTGAGCTGTCAACGGTAATACGACGGGCGGTGATGTTGGCTGCAACGGCCGAGGTTCATGCCGAGGAAATTTTACTGGGTCTGCCCAAGTCAGAGGGTAAGTGGGAGTTCAATCTTCTTCGTTTTCCCTGGGTGCGTAGCTTTATAACAAGCAAGAGGTTTCCCCAGGTACCACAGATAGTTATTGGTGGCGTTTTGCTTCTGGCTGTCTTTGTCCTCTTTTTTGGTCCACGCTCGGCCGAGGCCAATCTTGGACTGACTATTAGCTGGTCTATTGGCTGGCCTCTGATGTTCTTCTCCTTTTTCTTTCTGGCCAGAATCTGGTGCAGTGTTTGTTCCCTTGCCATGCCAGGTATGCTTTTGCAGAATATATTTCCCTCCAAGAGAAAGACACCGGCTTTTATCAAGAAAAACTCCGGTTGGCTTATGGCCATACTCTGTGTTCTGGTTTTTTGGGTGGAAATAGTCTGGGATGCCTATGAAAACCCCCTGCTTACTGGCATGATTATTCTTACTATCACCTTTGGTTCCATTATTTTTAGCCTTCTCTATTCAAGAAGGACATGGTGTCGCTATCTCTGTCCCTTAGGTGCGGTTAATGCCATCTTTGCCATGCCCTCTATTTTGGAACTGCGCTCAAATAAAGATGTCTGCCTGAATAAGTGTCAGGATCATGCCTGTTATGCAGGGGGAGAAGAGAGTGATGGCTGCCCCATGTTTCGTCATCCTTATCTTGTTGATAATAATAGAGATTGTATCATCTGTGGGGAGTGTGTAAAAAATTGTAATAATAGTGCCGTACAACTCAATTTGCGGATTGCCCCTCAGGAGCTCTGGAGTCTGCAGACGCCTCGTCTTGCCGATAGTTTTCTTATAGTTGCCCTCGGTGCCATCTTTTTTCCCTTTGCTCTGCACACTGATTTTGTGACAAAGGCCCGGGCTGTTCTCGGGCAGCTGGAGTTTTTTTGGGGAGTGAATATTCCCTATGGCCTTGGTGCGACCCTTATTTTTTTTCTTTTGATCCTCTTCGCCTTTAGTCTCTACTATGGAATGGCTACTGCTCAGGCAAGGTTTGCCGGGGGGGGGAGAGAGAAGATTGCTGCCCTGTTAGGTTACGGTTTTATCCCTGTCGTTTTAGGCGCTTATCTTGCTATTCATCTTGAAATATTTGTCGTCGGTGCAGGCAGGCTTATCCCTCAGCTAGAGGCCATGATGGGTTGGGCTGTATCCTATGAAAACTGGCAGCTCATGAACGATGACAGTACCTTGGTATTACAGGTCATATCAATATTTGGTGGTCTCTTTGCCTCCATGTACGCCATCTATCGTATTATTGAAAGATTACTGGAGCCCATCTCCATCAGCTCTCGTGCCCTTGTTCTGCCCTACTCTTTTTTGCTTCTCCTTACAATTAGTTATCTCTCTATGCTTTAA
- a CDS encoding alanine/glycine:cation symporter family protein → MDFIATLDVFIGKINAFAWGPPMLILLVGTGCWLTYKLRGLQFRKLGHALWLAFVKRKADDDEPGDISHFAALMTALSATVGTGNIAGVATAIAIGGPGALFWMWMTGLVGMATKYSEAILAVKYRVKDEKGEMCGGPMYYIARGLNMPWLGVVFAVFASIAAFGIGNMVQSNSVADAMESTFGIEPMITGLVLMAFTAAVILGGIKSIGRVTSIIVPAMIAFYTLGALYIIFSHISMVPAAFVTIVKLAFNPTAATGGFAGATIMLAIRMGVARGVFSNESGLGSAPIAAAAAKTKSPATQALISMTQTFIDTIIVCTMTGLVIVISGLWKTGLTGAELTAKSFEATMPGGAYVVTIGIIFFAYSTMLGWCYYGEKSIEYLFGTKVILPYRLVFVCFVGLGAVAKLSFVWNLSDTLNGLMAIPNLIGLLLLTPVIVSETKKYFGKDKEL, encoded by the coding sequence ATGGATTTCATTGCAACGCTAGACGTCTTTATTGGGAAAATCAACGCCTTTGCTTGGGGACCACCAATGCTCATCTTGCTTGTTGGTACAGGTTGTTGGTTGACCTATAAGCTTCGTGGTTTACAGTTTAGAAAACTTGGTCATGCCCTGTGGCTTGCCTTTGTAAAACGTAAGGCTGATGATGATGAACCTGGTGATATTTCTCACTTTGCGGCACTGATGACGGCCCTTTCAGCAACGGTGGGTACAGGTAATATTGCCGGAGTGGCAACAGCAATCGCCATTGGCGGACCAGGAGCCCTCTTCTGGATGTGGATGACTGGTCTTGTCGGTATGGCAACCAAGTATTCCGAGGCTATCCTGGCTGTAAAGTATCGGGTTAAAGATGAAAAGGGTGAGATGTGTGGTGGCCCGATGTACTATATTGCCCGGGGTCTGAATATGCCCTGGCTTGGAGTTGTTTTTGCCGTATTTGCCTCAATTGCCGCCTTCGGTATTGGTAATATGGTTCAGTCAAACTCGGTGGCCGATGCCATGGAGTCCACCTTTGGCATTGAGCCAATGATCACCGGCCTTGTTCTTATGGCATTTACCGCTGCAGTTATCCTCGGTGGTATCAAGTCTATTGGTCGGGTAACCAGTATTATCGTTCCTGCCATGATTGCCTTCTATACCCTTGGCGCCCTTTATATCATTTTTAGCCATATCAGCATGGTGCCTGCAGCCTTTGTTACCATCGTAAAGTTAGCCTTTAACCCAACTGCCGCAACCGGTGGCTTTGCCGGTGCAACTATCATGCTTGCCATTCGTATGGGTGTTGCCCGTGGTGTTTTCTCCAATGAATCTGGTTTGGGCTCGGCTCCTATCGCAGCGGCTGCGGCGAAAACCAAGAGTCCTGCAACCCAGGCACTTATCTCCATGACCCAGACCTTTATTGATACCATCATTGTCTGTACCATGACGGGCTTGGTTATTGTTATCTCAGGTCTCTGGAAAACTGGTCTCACCGGCGCGGAGTTGACGGCTAAGTCCTTTGAGGCAACTATGCCCGGTGGTGCCTATGTGGTTACCATTGGTATTATTTTCTTTGCTTACTCCACCATGCTCGGCTGGTGTTACTACGGTGAGAAGTCCATTGAGTATCTCTTTGGTACCAAGGTCATTTTGCCATATCGTTTGGTCTTCGTCTGTTTTGTTGGTCTTGGGGCGGTGGCAAAGCTCAGCTTTGTCTGGAATCTCTCCGATACTCTCAATGGTCTGATGGCTATTCCAAACTTAATTGGTCTTCTTCTCCTTACCCCTGTTATTGTCTCTGAAACTAAGAAGTATTTTGGTAAAGACAAGGAGCTGTAG
- a CDS encoding pirin family protein produces the protein MKDERKIKLILTRQPITEGAGVHLNRLFGHNEAPTLDPFLLLDDFRSDKPEDYLQGFPWHPHRGIETITYVLKGDVEHGDSLGNRGVISSGDVQWMTAGSGIIHQEMPKGDAQGAMHGFQLWANLPASQKMMAPKYRDITAGQVPEVEVGNGICIKVIAGNIAGVQGPMDDIVIDPEYFDCSVPVGETFVHKTDPGYTAFVYVIAGKGETDGTDVENGTLVLFDQGEQLSVKALDESLRFLLLTGKPLAEPVAWQGPIVMNSQAELTTAFLEYQDGTFIKNR, from the coding sequence ATGAAGGATGAGAGAAAAATTAAATTGATATTAACCCGTCAACCGATCACGGAGGGTGCAGGGGTTCATTTGAACCGGCTGTTTGGACACAACGAGGCCCCGACCTTGGATCCCTTTCTGCTCCTCGATGATTTCCGTTCTGACAAGCCCGAGGATTATCTGCAGGGTTTTCCGTGGCATCCTCACCGTGGTATCGAGACAATTACCTATGTGCTGAAAGGTGATGTGGAACATGGAGACAGCCTGGGCAACAGGGGGGTTATTTCTTCGGGGGATGTGCAATGGATGACCGCCGGCAGCGGTATTATCCATCAGGAGATGCCGAAAGGGGATGCTCAGGGCGCCATGCATGGTTTTCAGCTATGGGCCAATCTGCCGGCATCCCAGAAAATGATGGCCCCAAAATATCGCGACATCACGGCTGGCCAAGTGCCGGAGGTTGAAGTTGGCAACGGTATTTGTATCAAGGTCATTGCAGGTAATATTGCCGGCGTGCAGGGGCCCATGGATGATATTGTCATTGATCCTGAATACTTTGATTGCTCTGTGCCGGTCGGTGAGACCTTTGTCCATAAAACAGATCCAGGCTACACGGCCTTCGTCTATGTTATCGCCGGAAAAGGAGAAACCGATGGTACAGATGTTGAGAATGGAACATTGGTTCTTTTCGATCAGGGAGAACAACTGTCGGTAAAGGCCCTGGATGAGTCTCTGAGATTCCTGCTCTTAACAGGCAAACCGCTGGCTGAGCCTGTGGCCTGGCAGGGCCCCATTGTCATGAATAGCCAGGCTGAACTGACAACGGCATTCCTGGAATACCAAGATGGTACCTTTATCAAAAATAGATAG
- a CDS encoding YceI family protein has protein sequence MSSKFDQNPVAAGDLRAFLIEKPETVLIDLLPPEHFVSRHVPGAQNACVFHVSFLDDLAAIVSDKRLPIVVYGSSVRSRDAAVALEKMDRANFEQVSFLKGGVEAWHGAGYDLEGEAPYQQDLQTMVNLTDGQYTVDCEASELEWAGRNPNCRHIGTVDIARGEIEIKGSVITGAIEIDMNTIHNINLEGDELQPVLEAHLRSDDFFFTKMFPKAVLSIRQVKRIEPCWLTGPNHHVKAELSLRGVSVDLEFDATVALIEGDSFVLEAHFDIDRTRWNVIYGSTRFFEYLGMHKVFDLISLQLRLVAGH, from the coding sequence ATGAGCTCAAAATTTGACCAAAATCCAGTGGCAGCCGGTGATTTGCGTGCCTTTTTAATCGAAAAACCTGAAACGGTGCTCATCGATCTGTTGCCCCCGGAACATTTTGTCAGCCGCCATGTCCCCGGTGCCCAAAATGCCTGTGTGTTTCACGTTTCATTTTTGGATGATTTAGCAGCTATCGTTTCAGATAAACGGCTTCCAATTGTAGTTTATGGTTCCAGCGTCCGTAGCCGTGATGCAGCAGTGGCGCTTGAGAAGATGGATCGGGCCAACTTTGAGCAGGTCTCATTTCTTAAAGGGGGAGTTGAGGCATGGCATGGAGCTGGATATGACCTTGAGGGGGAGGCTCCTTATCAGCAGGATCTGCAGACGATGGTGAACTTAACCGACGGGCAATACACGGTTGACTGTGAGGCAAGTGAGTTGGAATGGGCCGGGCGTAATCCAAATTGCCGTCATATTGGCACGGTGGATATTGCCAGGGGCGAGATTGAGATCAAAGGTAGCGTTATCACCGGTGCGATTGAAATTGATATGAACACCATTCATAATATCAACTTGGAAGGAGATGAATTACAGCCGGTGCTGGAAGCTCATCTGCGCTCGGACGATTTTTTCTTTACCAAAATGTTTCCCAAGGCGGTATTAAGCATCAGGCAAGTTAAACGGATTGAACCGTGTTGGTTGACCGGCCCCAATCACCATGTCAAAGCTGAGTTGAGTTTGCGGGGTGTTTCAGTCGACCTTGAATTTGATGCCACCGTTGCCCTCATTGAGGGTGATTCTTTCGTTTTGGAGGCCCATTTCGATATTGATCGGACGCGTTGGAATGTGATCTATGGATCAACCCGTTTTTTCGAGTATTTGGGGATGCATAAGGTTTTTGACTTGATCAGTTTGCAATTGCGATTGGTTGCCGGTCACTAA